In Sporosarcina sp. PTS2304, a genomic segment contains:
- a CDS encoding virulence factor, with the protein MKIKTIEPTPSPNSMKIVLDTALPDGTSHNYKKTDESQAPEPIRSLLAIKGIKGIYHVLDFMAVERIGNVPWESILAEVRAVLNEEMDTLATSKEVQLDEHYGEVYVHVQTYKDIPLQVKVFTSDAEKRFGLSERFIKAMEVVHHSEVENYILLRKWADYGIRYGELQEVGEQIVQELEAAYPETRLAELIERAEQTEDPSKTRGRNITLDDFTVPEWEVRFQLLDQLPDPDVNDYPLLSKALEDEKMSIRRLATVYLGMIEDESVIPYIEKALTDKSWAVRRTAADCMSDLGYAGFETAAIRLLQDRNKLVRWRAAMFLYESGTENALPALHKAENDTEFEVKLQIRMAIARIEEGEEAKGSIWRQMTERSE; encoded by the coding sequence TTGAAAATAAAAACGATTGAACCTACACCGAGTCCAAACTCTATGAAAATCGTTTTAGATACCGCATTACCTGATGGTACGAGTCATAATTATAAAAAAACGGACGAATCTCAAGCACCGGAGCCTATTCGTTCATTGTTGGCGATAAAAGGAATAAAAGGGATTTACCATGTATTAGACTTTATGGCCGTAGAGAGAATCGGAAATGTTCCTTGGGAATCCATTCTGGCTGAAGTGCGTGCTGTTCTAAATGAAGAAATGGATACATTAGCGACGTCTAAAGAGGTTCAACTGGATGAACATTACGGAGAAGTATACGTTCATGTTCAAACATATAAAGACATACCTCTACAAGTAAAGGTATTTACAAGCGATGCAGAAAAACGTTTTGGATTAAGCGAACGTTTCATAAAAGCGATGGAAGTAGTTCACCACTCAGAAGTAGAAAACTATATTTTACTTAGAAAATGGGCAGACTATGGAATTCGTTACGGTGAATTGCAGGAAGTCGGCGAACAAATTGTACAAGAACTTGAAGCAGCCTATCCGGAAACGAGACTTGCGGAGCTTATTGAAAGAGCTGAACAAACAGAAGATCCATCGAAAACTAGAGGGCGAAACATAACACTTGATGATTTTACTGTGCCAGAATGGGAAGTACGTTTCCAATTACTAGATCAGCTGCCCGACCCTGATGTAAATGATTATCCGTTGCTTTCTAAAGCGCTTGAGGATGAGAAAATGTCTATTCGCAGATTGGCAACAGTCTATCTCGGAATGATAGAAGATGAATCAGTCATTCCGTATATCGAAAAAGCACTGACAGATAAAAGTTGGGCTGTACGTCGAACGGCTGCCGACTGTATGAGTGACCTTGGCTACGCAGGGTTTGAAACAGCTGCTATTCGCTTGCTCCAAGATAGAAATAAATTAGTTCGTTGGCGTGCGGCTATGTTTTTGTATGAATCGGGAACAGAGAATGCATTGCCTGCTTTGCATAAAGCCGAAAATGATACAGAATTCGAAGTCAAACTACAAATACGTATGGCAATTGCACGTATCGAAGAAGGTGAAGAAGCAAAAGGGTCTATCTGGCGTCAAATGACGGAAAGAAGCGAATAA
- a CDS encoding ABC-F family ATP-binding cassette domain-containing protein, translating to MSQVVIEKLTKTVGDKTLFKDVQFTITSGEKVGLIGINGTGKSTLLSILAGKEDADAISMEHPNKFRIAFLPQEPVVNPDSTVMETVFESDAPIIQLNLQYEHALQQLTDDSSNVSYQERFAHIQNEMDATGGWDLNAQARTILMKLGIDMFDRKMGELSGGQKKRVALAKVLIEPADLLLLDEPTNHLDVESIRWLQDFIQNIQGAVLFITHDRYFLDQVATHIYELADQTLYSHTGNYADYLESKALRIEMAASSEQKDRNRYRNELKWIRRGAKARSTKQKARIGRFEDLEEKVKQSNDSLDLEMDLQTSRLGKKVLEINNITKSFGEQVIVHPFSAILQAKDRIAIIGSNGVGKTTLLSMLEGSLEPDSGEVDRGTTVKIAHFHQHTPPMDENQRIIEYIRETSNDIEAGNGERLSATQMLERFLFPSSAHGTPIGKLSGGERKRLYLLKLLMEQPNVLLLDEPTNDLDLETLSVLESFIDTFAGVVVTISHDRFFLDRTSRKLWILDGSGDVQVRLGLYSDFLEEVPKKEQKPESIQQTQVKEQPKQKKKMTYAEKKQWETIESDIETMETTIAEMETEMANTGSDYDRLRKLDEQLASLNDQYEELIERWSYLQELAD from the coding sequence ATGAGTCAAGTAGTTATTGAGAAGCTAACCAAAACGGTTGGAGATAAAACATTATTTAAAGACGTACAATTTACTATTACGAGTGGTGAAAAGGTCGGGTTAATCGGCATTAACGGTACAGGGAAGTCTACATTATTATCTATTCTTGCAGGTAAGGAAGACGCAGATGCTATTTCTATGGAGCATCCGAATAAATTCCGCATAGCTTTTTTACCACAAGAGCCTGTAGTCAATCCCGACTCGACTGTAATGGAAACAGTTTTCGAAAGTGATGCACCGATTATTCAACTGAATCTTCAGTACGAGCACGCGTTACAACAGCTGACAGACGATTCTTCTAATGTTTCTTACCAAGAGCGATTCGCACATATACAGAATGAAATGGATGCAACTGGCGGATGGGACTTAAATGCCCAAGCGCGCACTATCCTGATGAAGCTTGGAATTGATATGTTCGACCGCAAGATGGGTGAACTCTCGGGTGGACAGAAGAAGCGTGTAGCATTGGCGAAAGTATTGATTGAGCCAGCTGATCTTTTATTGTTAGATGAACCTACAAACCATCTTGACGTAGAATCCATTCGTTGGCTTCAAGACTTTATACAGAACATTCAAGGAGCTGTATTGTTTATCACCCATGACCGCTACTTTTTAGATCAAGTAGCTACTCATATATATGAACTGGCAGACCAAACACTCTATTCGCATACGGGGAACTATGCCGACTATTTAGAGTCCAAAGCATTGCGTATTGAAATGGCTGCTTCTTCAGAGCAGAAAGATCGTAATCGATATCGCAATGAATTGAAATGGATACGTCGTGGTGCAAAAGCGCGTTCAACTAAACAAAAAGCTAGAATTGGTCGTTTTGAAGATCTCGAAGAAAAAGTGAAGCAGTCTAATGATTCACTAGATTTGGAAATGGATTTGCAAACTTCCCGACTCGGAAAAAAGGTGTTAGAAATTAACAATATTACGAAGAGTTTTGGTGAACAAGTGATAGTGCATCCGTTTTCTGCGATTTTACAGGCAAAAGACCGGATCGCTATTATCGGATCGAATGGAGTGGGGAAAACGACTCTTCTCTCCATGTTAGAAGGGTCTCTTGAACCCGATTCTGGCGAAGTAGATCGCGGTACTACAGTGAAAATCGCTCACTTTCACCAACATACACCACCGATGGATGAAAATCAGCGGATCATCGAATATATACGTGAAACATCGAATGATATAGAAGCTGGTAACGGGGAACGATTATCTGCAACGCAAATGCTGGAACGATTTTTATTTCCTTCTTCAGCACATGGAACGCCTATCGGAAAACTATCTGGCGGAGAACGTAAACGGTTATATTTATTGAAATTGCTAATGGAACAACCGAATGTCTTACTTCTAGACGAGCCGACAAATGATTTGGATTTAGAGACGCTGTCTGTCCTAGAATCATTTATCGATACGTTCGCAGGCGTCGTTGTAACGATTTCACACGATCGTTTTTTCCTAGATCGTACATCCAGAAAACTGTGGATACTCGATGGATCGGGCGATGTCCAAGTTAGACTCGGACTATATTCTGACTTCTTAGAAGAAGTACCTAAAAAAGAACAGAAACCGGAATCTATACAACAGACGCAAGTAAAAGAACAGCCAAAACAAAAAAAGAAAATGACCTATGCAGAAAAAAAACAGTGGGAAACGATTGAATCGGATATTGAAACAATGGAAACAACTATAGCGGAAATGGAAACAGAAATGGCGAATACCGGATCAGACTATGACCGACTTCGCAAACTTGACGAACAACTTGCGTCATTAAACGATCAATATGAAGAACTGATTGAGCGTTGGTCATATTTACAGGAATTGGCCGACTAA
- a CDS encoding methyl-accepting chemotaxis protein has protein sequence MNEEKRQQVEREKTFVKNQVINTSQELAAISEQTSASTEELSAKTQLLEETTIQNLSFITETENTSINGKELVSTQAEQFVQMVEYMTDLASRMEELYKSSDQIKDVVTLITSIADQTNLLSLNAAIEAARAGQHGKGFAVVASEVRNLSVETKQAIGKVTGMIEETNTNINDMSNFVRMMEKLIQKSAQDNLQVTHSYDSIVEAVSGMKEQTTQSRKSIENTVQILLEINQAIETIAHSSDDLMQLAEDL, from the coding sequence GTGAATGAAGAAAAGCGTCAACAAGTAGAAAGAGAAAAAACTTTCGTTAAGAACCAAGTAATAAATACTTCTCAGGAATTAGCCGCAATTAGTGAACAGACGAGTGCTTCTACAGAAGAACTATCTGCAAAGACTCAATTGCTAGAAGAAACAACGATTCAAAATCTTTCATTCATCACAGAAACAGAAAATACATCAATAAACGGTAAAGAATTAGTAAGTACGCAAGCAGAGCAATTTGTACAAATGGTTGAGTATATGACAGATTTGGCGAGTCGGATGGAAGAACTGTATAAGTCTTCTGATCAAATTAAGGACGTTGTGACACTCATAACTTCTATCGCAGATCAAACGAATTTACTCTCTCTAAATGCAGCAATCGAAGCAGCGCGAGCGGGACAACATGGTAAAGGATTTGCTGTCGTTGCATCAGAAGTGCGAAATTTGTCGGTTGAAACGAAGCAAGCGATAGGAAAAGTGACAGGAATGATCGAAGAAACGAATACTAATATAAATGATATGTCGAATTTTGTCCGTATGATGGAAAAACTCATTCAAAAAAGTGCTCAGGATAATCTCCAAGTAACCCATTCCTATGATTCGATTGTAGAAGCTGTGTCAGGGATGAAGGAGCAAACGACACAATCAAGAAAATCAATTGAAAACACAGTGCAAATCTTGTTGGAAATAAATC
- a CDS encoding protoglobin family protein yields the protein MMQLFKKRNEKVILKDVHDFNRIGQETGIILLDKFPNIKKQIRMINLTENDLAHLAFIYDDIKTVLPKMTDKFYQAMEIEPGLLKIIADHSSTERLRASLTTHIQSMFEGKIDEEYLEQRRTIATIHVHIGLESKWYIAAFEILYDEFFQFMEHIEMPKDQLFKTLRAFMKVLNLEQ from the coding sequence ATGATGCAACTATTTAAAAAACGTAACGAGAAAGTTATCTTGAAAGATGTACATGATTTCAATCGTATCGGTCAGGAGACAGGTATTATTTTACTAGATAAATTTCCGAACATAAAAAAGCAAATTCGCATGATAAATCTAACAGAAAATGATCTAGCGCATTTAGCGTTCATATATGATGATATAAAAACTGTACTGCCAAAAATGACAGATAAATTTTATCAAGCAATGGAGATTGAACCCGGCTTACTAAAAATTATTGCAGATCATAGCAGTACGGAGCGTCTGAGAGCATCACTAACTACACATATTCAATCCATGTTTGAAGGCAAAATAGATGAAGAATATTTAGAGCAACGAAGAACAATTGCCACAATCCATGTGCACATAGGCTTAGAATCTAAATGGTATATAGCTGCATTTGAAATATTATATGATGAGTTTTTTCAGTTCATGGAACATATCGAAATGCCGAAAGATCAATTGTTCAAAACATTACGTGCTTTCATGAAAGTGTTGAATTTGGAGCAGTAA